One genomic region from Lacerta agilis isolate rLacAgi1 chromosome 13, rLacAgi1.pri, whole genome shotgun sequence encodes:
- the TMEM186 gene encoding transmembrane protein 186: MARILTACFDLPFLAPCGRCLRNQVPLRWQKGFPASTRPFGVLTVPKPCSQQAPGSQLARPRWLGTIAPSQRALEQTPDLESTHQYKLIYRFPWIKHCRILSRVKLLQTGLTTFLLPPIWVLYWQNQVPAAQCLYCTGIACFAAAMLYGMSFYLRRIIGMMYLSEDGTLLKVAHLTFWGRRRDICCPVATVMTLGDIGENPNELLLPLRRYDRDNVLYFSLRYGQVVDKEAFAKVFGGLG; encoded by the coding sequence GCTAGGATCCTCACTGCTTGCTTTGACCTGCCCTTCCTCGCGCCCTGCGGAAGGTGTCTGCGAAACCAAGTTCCTCTGCGATGGCAGAAGGGCTTCCCAGCCTCCACACGTCCCTTTGGAGTTCTTACGGTGCCCAAACCCTGCAGTCAGCAAGCTCCTGGCAGTCAGCTGGCACGACCCAGATGGCTGGGCACCATAGCCCCTTCTCAACGTGCCCTGGAGCAGACGCCCGACTTGGAAAGCACCCATCAGTATAAGCTGATTTACAGGTTTCCATGGATCAAGCACTGCAGAATCCTTTCAAGGGTGAAGCTGCTGCAGACAGGCCTGACCACCTTCCTTCTCCCGCCAATCTGGGTCCTTTATTGGCAGAACCAAGTTCCTGCGGCACAGTGCCTTTACTGTACGGGCATTGCTTGCTTTGCCGCTGCGATGCTCTACGGCATGAGCTTCTACCTCCGCCGCATCATCGGCATGATGTACCTGAGCGAAGACGGCACCCTGTTGAAAGTGGCTCACTTGACCttctgggggaggaggagggacatCTGCTGCCCGGTCGCCACCGTGATGACTCTGGGGGACATCGGCGAAAACCCCAACGAGCTGTTGCTACCGCTAAGGCGGTACGACCGAGATAATGTCCTGTATTTTAGTCTGCGCTATGGGCAGGTCGTGGACAAGGAGGCATTTGCCAAAGTGTTTGGAGGGCTTGGGTGA
- the ABAT gene encoding 4-aminobutyrate aminotransferase, mitochondrial produces MALMLLSRHLTSSLQQNSRIIAAGHRGISQAAAKIDVEFDYDGPLMKTEVPGPRSRELMKQLNRIQNAEAVHFFCNYEESRGNYLVDVDGNRMLDLYSQISSIPIGYSHPSLIKLLQQPRNLSTFVNRPALGILPPENFAEKLKESLLSVAPKGLSQVITMSCGSCSNENAFKSIFMWYRSKERGHSSVTKEELETCMINQPPGCPEYSMLSFMGGFHGRTMGCLAATHSKAIHKLDIPSFDWPIAPFPRLKYPLEDFVRENQQEEARCLEEVEDLIVKYRKKKKVVAGMIVEPIQSEGGDNHASDDFFRKLRDIARKHGCGFLVDEVQTGGGCTGKFWAHEHWGLDDPADVLSFSKKMMSGGFFHKEEFRANAPYRIFNTWLGDPSKNLLLAEVINVIKREDLLSNVMHAGKALLSGLLDLQSRYPHLMSRVRGRGTFCSFDAPNDAIRNKLIVLARNKGVVLGGSGDRSIRFRPMLVFRDHHAHLFLNIFSDILADFK; encoded by the exons ATGGCGCTGATGCTGCTCAGCCGACATCTAACGAGTTCGTTGCAACAGAACTCTAGGATTATTGCAGCTG GGCACAGAGGAATCAGTCAAGCTGCAGCAAAAATTGATGTGGAGTTTGACTACGATGGGCCCCTCATGAAGACAGAAGTCCCTGGCCCAAGATCCAGG GAATTAATGAAACAGTTGAATAGAATTCAG aATGCAGAAGCTGTGCACTTTTTCTGCAACTATGAAGAAAGCCGGGGAAACTACCTTGTTGACGTTGACGGGAACCGCATGCTGGATCTCTACTCTCAGATATCTTCCATCCCAATAG GTTACAGCCATCCATCTCTGATAAAACTCCTGCAGCAGCCCCGGAATCTG AGTACCTTTGTCAACAGGCCTGCGCTGGGGATTCTTCCCCCAGAGAACTTTGCTGAAAAGCTAAAGGAATCGTTGCTTTCG GTGGCTCCTAAGGGTCTATCTCAGGTTATAACCATGTCTTGTGGATCTTGCTCAAATGAAAATGCCTTCAAATCCATATTCATGTGGTACAGG AGCAAAGAAAGGGGGCACAGCAGTGTTACCAAGGAAGAGCTGGAGACATGCATGATCAACCAG CCCCCCGGTTGCCCGGAGTACAGTATGCTGTCCTTTATGGGCGGATTTCACGGGAGAACTATGG GCTGCTTAGCTGCCACGCATTCCAAAGCCATCCACAAACTGGACATCCCTTCCTTTGACTGGCCCATCGCTCCCTTTCCAAGGCTGAAGTATCCTCTGGAAGACTTTGTGAGAGAAAATCAACAGGAAGAGGCCCGCTGCCTAGAGGAG GTGGAAGATTTGATTGTAAAatacaggaaaaagaagaaagttGTGGCAGGAATGATCGTTGAGCCCATTCAGTCAGAAGGAGGGGACAACCACGCTTCAGATGACTTCTTCAGAAAGCTGAGAGACATTGCCAGGAAG CATGGCTGTGGTTTCTTGGTGGACGAGGTGCAGACGGGAGGCGGATGTACCGGCAAGTTTTGGGCCCATGAACACTGGGGCCTGGATGACCCAGCCGACGTGCTGAGCTTCAGTAAGAAGATGATGAGTGGCGGGTTTTTCCACAAAGAGGAATTCCGGGCCAACGCT CCGTATCGGATTTTCAACACGTGGCTTGGGGATCCTTCCAagaaccttctgcttgcagaaGTCATTAACGTTATCAAAAGAGAGGATCTTCTCAGCAATGTTATGCATGCAGGGAAAGCTCTGTTGTCAGGGCTGCTGGATTTACAG AGCCGCTACCCACATCTGATGAGCAGGGTGCGAGGGCGAGGGACCTTCTGTTCATTTGACGCTCCAAATGATGCTATCAGGAACAAGCTCATTGTATTAGCCAGAAACAAAG GTGTCGTGTTGGGAGGCAGCGGCGACCGATCGATCCGTTTCCGGCCCATGCTGGTCTTCCGCGACCACCACGCACACCTCTTCCTGAACATCTTCAGCGACATCTTGGCAGACTTCAAGTAG